One genomic region from Diabrotica undecimpunctata isolate CICGRU chromosome 9, icDiaUnde3, whole genome shotgun sequence encodes:
- the Rpt4 gene encoding 26S proteasome regulatory subunit 10B, with amino-acid sequence MTQMDPEREKSLQEYRKKLLEHKEVESRLKEMREQLKDLTKQYDKSENDLKALQSMGQIVGEVLKQLTEEKFIVKATNGPRYVVGCRRQLDKAKLKAGTRVALDMTTLTIMRYLPREVDPLVYNMSHEDPGDVTYSAIGGLSEQIRELREVIELPLLNPELFMRVGITPPKGCLLYGPPGTGKTLLARAVASQLDANFLKVVSSAIVDKYIGESARLIREMFNYAKDHQPCIIFMDEIDAIGGRRFSEGTSADREIQRTLMELLNQMDGFDSLGQVKMIMATNRPDTLDPALLRPGRLDRKIEIPLPNEQARLEILKIHALPIAKHGEIDYEAIVKLSDTFNGADLRNVCTEAGLFAIRAEREYVIQEDFMKAVRKVADNKKLESKLDYKPV; translated from the exons atgacCCAAATGGATCCTGAACGTGAAAAAAGTCTTCAAGAGTATAGGAAAAAATTATTAGAACACAAAGAAGTTGAGTCTAGATTAAAAGAGA TGCGAGAGCAGCTAAAAGATCTTACAAAACAATATGATAAATCAGAAAATGATCTTAAAGCTTTGCAGAGTATGGGCCAAATAGTTGGAGAAGTACTCAAACAACTCACTGAAGAAAAAT tTATAGTCAAAGCTACCAATGGTCCCCGTTATGTGGTAGGATGTCGTCGTCAACTAGACAAAGCAAAGTTAAAAGCAGGAACTAGAGTAGCATTGGACATGACTACATTAACTATTATGCGATATTTGCCTAGAGAAGTGGACCCATTGGTGTATAATATGAGTCATGAAGATCCTGGAGATGTTACTTATTCCGCTATTGGTGGTTTATCTGAACAGATTAGAGAACTTCGAGAGGTTATTGAATTGCCTTTGTTGAATCCAGAATTGTTTATGAGAGTTGGAATTACCCCACCTAAAG GTTGTTTATTATATGGTCCTCCAGGTACTGGAAAAACTCTACTAGCTAGAGCTGTAGCATCTCAGTTGGATGCAAATTTCCTCAAAGTAGTCTCCAGTGCTATTGTTGATAAATATATTGGAGAATCTGCAAGACTGATCAGGGAAATGTTTAACTATGCTAAAGACCATCAACCTTGCATTATTTTCATGGATGAAATTGATGCTATTG gtgGTAGAAGATTTTCTGAAGGTACTTCAGCTGATAGAGAAATCCAAAGGACTCTTATGGAACTGCTTAACCAGATGGATGGTTTTGATTCATTAGGACAG gtAAAAATGATTATGGCAACCAACAGACCCGATACTCTAGATCCTGCTCTGCTCCGTCCTGGTCGTTTGGACAGAAAAATCGAGATACCTCTTCCAAACGAGCAAGCCCGTCTTGAAATTTTGAAGATCCATGCACTCCCAATCGCTAAACATGGAGAAATTGATTATGAAGCAATCGTAAAATTATCTGACACATTCAATGGAGCCGATTTAAG AAATGTTTGCACAGAAGCTGGTCTTTTTGCTATAAGAGCTGAACGAGAGTATGTAATCCAAGAAGACTTTATGAAAGCCGTGAGAAAGGTAGCCGATAACAAGAAACTTGAAAGTAAATTAGATTATAAACCTGTATAA